In the Aptenodytes patagonicus chromosome 5, bAptPat1.pri.cur, whole genome shotgun sequence genome, ACTTCATAGTGACCACAGAGCTTGGGGTGTGGGAAACACTCTGGAGCTGATGGAGCATGGTGGAGATCCTGTTAGGGAAAGCCTGCTTGAGTTGGCTAAGCCAACTTGGCTCATGGGTGCTTCAGAAGCTTGGCTCTGAGCTAGGTGTCCCATGCAAGGCAGCCTACGGGGAAGGAGAGGGATGAAGGATCTCCCACCTGGATCCagcagagaaaggcaggaaagcaTGGGAGTGTCTCTGTGCTGAGTTCTCCGGAGAAAACCTCAGGGGATTATACACCTGTGGGAGCAACAAAGGCCATTTAGTCAGTGTTGGTTCTGACATGAGCAGCACCAGCTTCTTCCCTAGTCCCCAAGGTAGGGCTGGATGCGGCCTCTGCTGCCCCAGAGGAGCTGCAGCTGACATTcatccctctgcaaagccagcCAGGTAGATGAGAAGAGGGCACTGATGGCCATGCAGATCTTCCGCTTGGAGATATCCAGATCACACACTACAGTGCCCAAGATGCCTGCAGGCATTTTCTCATCTGTGGCAGCAATGATCAAGTCAGACTCCCTCCTGTCCAGAGGTGCCTGATCTTGCCTCTCCAGAGAGCCACTGGAGAGAGGCAGCTGCAGATCCTCCTTCAGGTTTCCTGGCTATTTCTTTCCTTGAAGCCTCTAAGACATCAGCTTCAAATCACACAGTGCTTGGAGAGCTTGGGACTTCTCATACCACACTGGGATCTAAGTCTATCCAGGGCAGCTGAAAGCAGTCTGAGTATCTCTGTGTCACCATACAAGAAGATAGACTATTCAACACCCTTTCCCAGCACTTTGTCATGTTCAAAGCCTTTGGAGTGTTTGGTAACTTCATTTAACTTTGCATTTAGATATGGACTGTTGGaataagagggggaaaaacccccGACATGGCAGTGAGGCACAGGCTGCCTTGTTCAAGGGGAGTGGATGTCTGGGCTCAGAGATCATCTTCCCCTTCTTGTTATAAAGGTAAAATACCTCGGGGTCTTCCCACACATCCCGATTCCTGTGAATAGCAAATATGTTCAGTCCAACCTggcagcctggaaaagaaaagtgagaaaaagctGGTGACACCTCAGAGTGAAGACCCAGGAGAGGCGTTTGTGGGATGCTCTCCctccctgggctctgcaggggctgTTGCAGGAGATCTGGCAGGgacgatgcccagcctgtccaggCAGATCACCTCCTGAAACCCTCACATAGAAGAAACAGTGGCCTCAGAGCTGGGCCCCATTTTGGTATCAGTGGATGAACTTTTAGTCTTGGCCAGGATCAACTCTCTGCAAGTCCCCTTTGAGATCTGTGAACACCCTAGTGCCCTGGAGCATGTCCTTGGACTCTCTCCAGCCACCCTTCCAGGAGAGCTGTGATGGTAAGCTGTGGTGGCCCTGTACAGCCctttggagagagaaaagaggctggaagccccaccagcccctccgcACAGCAGCTCTAGTGAGGGTGCCCCACTTGTAACGGACAGCAGCATGAAGGATGAACAAACTCAACAGACCTGCTGGCAAGCTGCGTCCATCGGAAAATGTGACAGATTTAGAGAGGTATCGGGACACAGAAGGAACCGGTGGGAACAGGCGCAAGCTCTCTTTGATGCACATTGTGGTGTAAGTCATCTTCCCAAGGTCCTCCCTGAAAGCAAATCGGGGGGGTCAGGCTGTGTTTGAGTGGCAGCAATGAGGACACCAGCGATGGGGACTGGGTGGGCTGGACCACCATGTCTTCCGTCTCCTGTTGGGGTTTCTCCTTCTCCTAGTCCTCCCTTTGCTGCCAGCATTGCTACGTGAAAAGCAGAATGCCCCAGTGCAGATGCAGTATAAGGTAGATGAAGTTTCCTTCTCAGGATGAGTGAAAAGAgttcaaaataaaggaaaaagaagtccTAGCTCACCACTCAATGGTATCTCGGTCTCCCAAGATCCCCTGGATCTCCTCCCTGCACTGTCGCTGGTACTCTGGATATAATGACAGGCAGTACAAGAGCCAGGAGATCCCACTGGCTGTGGTATCGTGGCCTTCAAACATGAACGTGTCCACCTCGGCACGCAGGTCCTCATCGGATAGCCCAACTCCATTTGCATCCTAACAAAGAGGAGAGTATATCATTCTCAAGCGCACATTAATTGGACTTGCTCCTTTGGGTTAAAAATAACCCCAGATGCTCATGAAGAAGGGCCCGATTTGGTGTCTCTTGTATCTCCCTGTACATCAGGAAGTAAGCCAGTAGAAAATATATCCAATACATGTGAGAACAGCCAGACCCACTGATTGCTGACTCTGCAGCCAACAGAGCTACAGAGTTGGGCTTTGGTGGGATACCAGATCCCAGCCCTTCAGAAGGACACCCTATTTGATCCCCTACCAAGGGTCCCTGTTACATTTTTCAGTAGTTTGGTTTGGACAACTTCTGTTTCAGGTTGAGACACAAAAGAAGGCAATGGCTCCAGAAAGACAGAGTGAGCATAGAGTGTATCTCCTTCCTGAACACCAAGTGGCAGCTTCTGTCCAGAGAATCTGAAGGTGTCTGTGAAGGTAAAACTACAGAAGGTAAGAAATAAAACCTCTTAAGAAGACTATAGCCAAGGTGGCCTCCTTGTAACCTTTCCAAAGATCTCATTCTTCTCTGGTTTCTGACAGCtcacttattttaaattattaatgaGCTCAATGAAAATGAACAAGGAAGATGAAAGTCTGTCTGAGCTATTTATGTTCAATCACTGCATCCCACATATTTGTTTTTCGTTCCCTTTCAATTCACCTTTCCCCAGGCTAGGAAATCTGGAGTGTGAAAGCTGTTGCCAGCAAACTCCAGCAAGGGGTGCTGAGCTCCCTGCTGATGCATCCTTGGTGCCACGCAGGTATGTTCTTCGATATTTGATACAATTATTTCAAACATTCACCTTGGTACAAAGAAGAATGTCCAGAAAATCCAGGTGTCTCTTCTTCAGGATCTTGTCAAGTTCCTTCTCACTGGACAGcaacatctttctttcttttactacCTTATCTGCATAGAAGAATGATCAGTTAGATGCGTCCTGCCCCTCCAGAGACCTCTTGTACTTGTCTGCTCGGTCAGCAGCTTGGACTCTGTTTAATGTGTAACCCTCTGGCCAGTGCATGCTGCAACCCGCCTCCAAGCTGCTCCAGATACAAGTCGGGAAGAGGTTCAGCTGGGAGACAGggctggggagaaagggggagaaatACCTGTGTGGGTATGGGCCAGCTTGCAGGCATCCCGAAAGTCACGGCCTTTGCGAGTCAAGTCATAGAAGACATCCTTGTAAGAAAAAGTCTGGATTCTATCGCTCACGAGGTAGCTCAGGTCATAAACAGCTCTGATATAATAGTTTGAGTTGCTGTAAGGCGACCAAGGTTAAAGCTGGTGTTAGCAACATGAGTGCGGAAACAGGAGCACTTGCTTTCCCAGAATTTGAAAGTTCAGGCACCGACCTCTGAGTCTGACAGTTGGTATTATAACTGAAGGCACATTTCATGATGCTGTCTAGTGTCATCAAGCTGACGTCTTGAAAGAGCTCCACTGACTTCCTCTCTGTGTTCTTCTTTTCCCATTTATCCTAGTGGTGAGACAGGGGTAAGGAAGGACAGACTACCATCTACGATCAGGTCATATTTTCCTGTCCCTCTTCCCAGATCCACACtgctaattacttttttttctgcaagcagagGCCCTAGTTCACTATATATTCTGTGAATCTAATCAAACTCTTactgtgcatttctttttccaggttTACCATTACTGGGCTAGGAAAGGATATTCTAGCAGTGGTTGGTTTTgttgaaaagcagatgaaagagaGAATAAGTGGAATGgccagaggaaggtgagggcagcCATTTCAGAACTTCAAAACTACCCAAAAAGTTCAATGAAACTCTAGGAACCATCCAAATCCAGTCTCTTTCCCTCAGTCATTCCCAGACCTGATTATTTTCGCTGGTGCACAGCTGAAAGGTAGAAGTAGCAGGAGTGGTGATTCTTACCAGCATCACTTTGACCGAGTCTGACATCAGGGCCACATAAGATTTCAGCACATCGTAATGAAAGGCTGGGGTGAGCATCTTCCGATGCTGGAACCATTTGGTTCCATGCAAGATCAACAGCCCCCGCCCTGGAGACACAATCAGCAAAGGCGCAATCAGCTCCTCCAGACACGGATCATGGCTCTGACAGCCTCACTACTGCTTTTGGCCAAGCGCAGGCTAATGTGCATGGTCTGGGGGGAGGAAGAGTTAGCGGTGGAGCCTTTTCTCCAGTCTCTCTGAGGCCGTTCACAGTGGCGCTCTTTGGATGGAGGAGAAGCATGCCCGCATGTCCTTCACTGCAGCCGGCTGTGCACACCTAATCTACCCTGAAACCAAAGCCTTGATGGCAGAGGCACTGCTCTCTCAGATGGGTTTTTCTGCCCTAAATTAAATACTTGGGTGCCTTTTGCAGCACACACTGACAGTTGTTAGCAGGACCCTGGAGGGCTACCTCAAAGCTGTGTGCAAGCCATGAACCTCCCTGTCCTTGGTGTGTCTCACCCCAGTTACCCATGGTAGCATTCAGTCCCTGAGCAAACTGAAGGTTGCTTCGTGAAGGCCAGGGTGTGTGATCCAAGGCAAAGCCATCTGATGTGCTCCACGACTAGGTGGGCACCACCAGTTCTAATGCTCACACCTAAATGAACCCTCCCATATGCAAACTCTGGTTTTAGAAcggaagaaagcaaaataaaggaagagaagagggaagcCGATGAAATGTGCGACACGGCAGAAAGGGATAATGGAAGAAAATTACTTACCAATCCAGGGAACTAAGAATTTGTAGGGTACATTGGACTTGCggtctgtaaaacaaaataaataccaGAACAGTATGAATGGCTAATGAATTCaacataataaaaaagaaaattcaagataAATTGACATTAGAGTTTGTCCTCTAAATCACAATGTAGAATTAGTCTCATTTCAATATGTAAAATACTCTAACACTAGAGGTAGAGTTTAAAAGTGGTCTTCTACAAATATGACCTCAGTGGACTTGAGAAAACCAAAGAAGGTATAACAAAAAATATGTGTGGAAAAGAAATGGCCATGGCAAATCTCAAAGTTGAGAACAATGGATGGGAGTTACTGGACATGCCCATGTAAGTACCACTCACAGGCATCATGCTccacagaggagcagaggaggagactTGAGATGTCTTCTGAGAGCCATTGCTGTGCCAGCTCACCCATATTACTGGGTTTACTGGGAAGCACAGATATTGTGGTGGTAGATGCTATAGAAGACAGTAAGACCAACAATAATGGAGAGCGTGGACTGGGAGGAACAGGCACGTGGTCACTGTTTTGCATGAGAATACAAACTGCTCCATGAAACCTGAGGTGGGCTGGGAGTTTGCGAAGGGGAGCAAAGGAGGAATTGCAATAGCTGTGAAGGAAGCCGGCAGAGAGGATGACTCTGACTCCAGGCAAGGTTCCCATGATTTTCTCAGTAGGGAAGTGTCAAGGACATGACTTCCCAAAACCAGATATAGAGACTTACCAGTTTGGCCAAGTATGCTTTTGGCATATTCAGGATGGTGGATTACTAGAGAAGGCAGGACTGGTCCAAGCCATCTGGGAAAGGCATAGGGGTATTCTTCTCCCCATGACACCATCTGATATAATATTTTATCTGTAGTTATCTGCAATGACAGTTAACCAGGGACTGAATgcaggcagaaaaagagagacGTGCCTGGGAGAGCAGGGGCTAAACTTGCCCTCTCGTGGAAAGCACATGCAAGACATCCTCTCCTGGGAAATGAGGAGATAGTGGGCGGACTTGCCACAGGGGGACTTTCCATGCTGCAGGTAGAGGAGATGCTGGGCATGGCAAAGGGACCATGCACAGGTGGCAAAGCTGCCTGAGCTGCCATGTCCCTGCAGCACAAGGCAGCTCCATGGAGAGTCCCTAGCTGGGGCCCGGCTGCAGTTGAGCCGCGTTAGGATGGCCTGGGCTCGGAGCAGCTTGGTGTCGCACTTGGGAGCAGATGGGCAATGCCAGGATGCCCGGTGAACAGGCCAGGGGAACCAAGGCTGTTACACCCCTGTTCTCTAAATTCAGCAGTGCAAGGTGGGCATGcaacatgaaagcaaaaatatcttCACTATAGAATGATGAAAATGGCTGCAATAAAATGTCCTGCTTTTGTGGCCATGTCTTCTTAAGTGGCTGCAGGGGGCAAGATTCTTATTGGTACAAGGTTTAATGCAGAAGAGAGACATTTTATGGTTGCTCATATTTAAATAACTTCATGAAAGTCCCAGAAATCACCTAACTCCATGTTTAAGCACATGAACGAAAACAATGTGGCTCTGTTTTTTACCAAAATGATGCCTATCTCATACCCAGGCACCCTTTCTGCCTGCCCTGCAAAAGTCTTGGCACTCCCTGTGCAGAGGTCCTCTCCTGTAGGAAGGGACATGAGCAGGGGACATGCACACCCCACCCAGTGCACCCTCTCATCCTGACTGATATCTTCCACAGTTGTTGGGACAAACCCACCCTGACTGAGTCCAGCTCCCTCCTTACCAGATGATTGTGGCCATAGAGCCAGTGTTTCGGGGGACCAGGGAATGCCTCCAAAGCTTTGATGAGTTTCTTCCTCTCCTGGTAGAACTGGGCCACCTTCAGCAGCATGAAGATGACACCAAGCACCACAGATAGCTGCAGAATGACAGCAGAACTTCTGACGATGTTGTCTAGCAGAGATGCCATGCTGGCCCTGCATCCGGGATGCCTGAcactgccttctcctgcctgctcctcttctgctcctcCCGCGCCTGAACCTGATGGGGAGCTAGGTGCAGGTAAaaatcctctccctcctgctctgctggaGCTGAGCCTGGTAAAGCACTGCTGGCAGCAATTTATAGCAGCAGGAACATCATGGTAAGCAATGCGTCAGCTTGGCTGACAGCCCGATTGCCTGCTTCTCCTACTTGTCCTTTGACCTGCTTCCAGCAACCTGTGGATGGAGGCAGCTTGTTAACAAATGACCTGTACATATTTGCTACTTTCTTTGAAGTCCCATACACCCCAGCAGCGAGGGGAAACACTCGCAGTCATCCATGCCCAGGAGGATGAAGCCATAGGAGGGAGGATGTAAGAGGTAGCCAGGCTCAGGCTCTAGCTCAGCTCCATGCTGTCCTCAGCCAAATTCAGGTCCGGAAGCCGTTCATCCGCCTGCATGAAGTGAGGAACAAATTGGCCACCTCCACCAAACACACAGGCTGGACGGAtccagctgcctccagctgtAAAAACAGTGCTCTGAGTGACTGCAACATCACACAGCACCGCCAGACTAAAATCAAGAGAACGGACATAACCCAACCAGCACACAAGGGACTGTGGCCCTGTTCTCCAAGAGCTCCTACCATAGACAAGCCAGGAGACAAAACTGCTGCCCAGAAGAATTACCATGGTCAATAGATATGACAaggagagggagagcagcagagcagtAAAATGAGCTGCAGCAAGATTGAGGGCAGTCTAACCCGACAGGGAGATGTGATGGTAAGGTCATGTTACCTGTACAATCCTGGTGAGTCCTCCTTCCCCTGTCTACATGGCATCTCACCATCCTCCAAAAAAGGCTCCACATCCCTGCATTTACCTCTCCAATGCAGTGCTTGTTTGAGCCCCAGGTAGGACCCCTTCTAGCAATCCCTGAGCAGGACCTGCTGGTTACCTGGGCTCGCATCCCATAGGCGCAGAAGCCTGGAATGGCTTGGAGGGAATTGAGGGGTTGGTGGAGGACTTGGGCTGTAAGCCTGCTACATGTGGGTGACTTCCAGGCATATTGCAAAGAGGAGGATCCCCAGATGGGCTGAAATCATTTCCCATTTGGGTGTTGGGGTATTATGAGGATCAAATGAGTCATCAGCTGCTGAACCTGGTAGTCTGACATGCTACTACATAGGGGCTGCTGAATTTTGTGGGTATTTCTCTTCGACTTAACAGGTCTCTGAGACGAGGGTCTGCTGATGTTTGGGCACTTTCCTTTAGTTTTTAGTCTAAATTATGCCATGGCCCATTGAAACCCATGTTTTCTGCTAGTAGAGTCATTTTACTGAAACAACTACTGTTTATCTGGTATTCATTGCCCAGATGTATCCTTTTTATAACAACAGAGACATGGAAATCGCTGGCTGAAGTGAATCTGCATAGCcccaatgaaaatatttaaactttttagACAGAAAGAATATATGAAAAGATCTTACAAGACCCACTGTCTGGAAATTACCTGACTCCACAAAAATGTCTGAAAGTTAGTGAAGTGAGTAACTTTTCCTTCAGCTGGCTTGTGGCCTATTCATTAATTAATGATCACAAAGACAAAGCCCTAGGTACAGACAGTACCATTTATATTTCAGTCTCAGGGAGACTTAAATTGTCTGGCTCTACAAACTCATGTGAAGGACTGTAGATATATTGCTCATCCATTGTGATATGTTGCTCATTGCAAACAGGCTGAAGGTCAGTGTGTGCCAGTTTGAGTGTAGCACGGGAAGGTGCCCAGCTGCGAAAGCTGGACTCATCCTGCGCTTTGAGAAAAAGATCAACAGACTGCAGAAATGCTTAGGTGTGGTGCATGGCACTCCTcaagaagaatcatagaatcattaaggttggaaaagacctctaagatcatcaagtccaaccgtcaatccaacaccaccatgcccactaaaccatgtccctaagtgcctcatctacacgtcttttaaatacttccaaggatggtgactcaaccacctccctgggcagcctgttccaatgtttaaccactctttcagtaaagaaatttttcctcatgtccaagaaGTGTTGCTAAAGCCACTCCCTTTCCACTTGAAATCTTCGCATGCAACTTCTCTGAGCTCTCAACCCTTCTTGGGAGCTCACAGTATAAAGCCCCATATCTGCGGGCATTTGGGACGGTTTTACTTTGGATCCGTGCAGGTTCCCTTGCTGAAATGCACAACCAAATTcagcatggcttttttttctcttcatgggCGGGTACACTAGTGCACAGAGCAGGAAGACTCAGCCTGACCCTCTTTCCAACACAGGCACTGCAATATTACCTGTGGGTCCTTGCAACATAGAGGATTTGTACTCCCTGCCACACAGCTAGAGGATGCTGAGTGCTGTACAAAGACTCGACCTCGCAGCTGAATGGTTCACAGAGGGACCTGGAGGGTTCAGGTGGCTCCACCTGCATGTCCCTTGGCGGGATGTTTGACTGTGCATCCCACTGCTTCTGTCTCCTCTTGGAAGTTCAGCTGTGGATTTTCTGGGTGAACATCGATCCCTCCGCTGACGTTAGTTAGAGTGGTACATGGTCTCTGTCATGTGCATCATCACCTAGTTCTCAGGTGGTGATAAGATATTTTGCAAATGCTCAGGCATGATGTGTTGGAAGTGGCAGTTTCTAACAGTGGCCTTCAGCTTCAGCAGTGATGATGTTTCAGGAGCTCCTCACACACTTCTGGGTTTGCACCCTGAGGTTGGCAGCCTGGACATTTCCACTTAAGATGGGACGAGAACGCTGACATTGAAACACCTGCCATCGTAGGTACTCAGAGCACAAAAGGCACTGGGCACATCAGCTGGCTAACAGCCAGCTCCTACCATGCGTGTCCAGATGCCTGCTAAAGTTTGGGCTGAAGAGGGGGTCTGTTCACTACTTTTTCATGCTGGTAGTAGAAGACTGCTCTAGAAACACACTTTTCTCTTGAAAGACATCAACTCTATGATCTACTCTTAGTCTGTTCCTGGGCTGAAAATACCCTTTTGCTAATCTGCCAACGTTGTCTATAACACTAAGTTTCTTCAGCATTTCCCTAGAAATAATGATTGTGTAAGTTCCTCAGCTGGGATAAGGTGACCCAGTCAACACTACAGCTGTCCGCATGGCACTGGGCTTTTATTAGCATGGCAGGAAGATGTATGGCAAAGAGCCAATGACAACAGCTGAAAATCTCTTGTATCTCCTCAGACTCAGGTGCTTTGGCTGCATGAGCCCTGTCCTAGCACATTTCTTCAGCTCCCCAGCGTGACTGTCCCCTGAACTGGACCCCTGTAACCTAGTTTAAGATGGTGCCTCTTGTTCTTCAGactgggaagaagaggaaggaggagttaTATCCTCTGGTTGGCATTTGTCATCCTGCTTTCTCCCCATCACCATTGCTGACGTGCTGCATCCTTTGGGCCAGAGCCTGGTAAGTCATTAGAGCCACATCCATcaacaattttaaaatttaaagaacaCACTGACTTTCCTTGTGTTGCCTTGGAGAACATCCCTGGCAGGCACTGAACAGCGTTAACTATTCACACACTTGGCCATCTTCATGAAACTAAGTGTATCTCATTATGCCAAGCCAGCTGGATCTGTGCGAAAGTTCAGAGGAAAGTTAAAGGTTGTTCTTTAGGGGGCAGAAGGCTGCAGTCTGTCAGGTGAGGCATATCTTAGGGAAGGCTTTGACTGTAGCCAGAGCAAGAGGGACCCGATCTGCCATGACAGCTTCACACTCCTGAGCAGAAGCACCTGACTCCAGGGACTTCATGGCCATGGAAGGTGTAGGAGACACATCTAGTATCTAGCTCTTCCTATGATCTTCCACCTGTCCTGCAGTACCATGATTAATAGGCTTCCCATCAGGAGAGGAGGCAGTGCAGGCTGGTTGGCCAGCTGGCCAATTGGCTGGTTGGCCAGGTGGCTGGGAAGCACGTGGATTGCAGTTGTTCAGGAGGCTCCTGCTGAGGCTTCTTGCCTACCTGAGGAGTTGGAGAAGGATGAACGCACAGCACAAGGAACCACTTTTGGGCTGCCTGAGCTTTGCAGGCTGCCTTGAAAATGTGGGGTTGACCTAAATAGATTGGGCAGGAGAAGGGTGTGAGGACAGTGATGTTACTGTGCACTTTCTCTTGTTATCAGTTGAGGTCACAGAGAGGGCTTGGACAGGTCTGCCGTGATGCTTGGGATTAACCTTGAAGTTACGTTCCAGTGGTGTATGCTACAGGAGACCCCACGCCCCACCTGCAATGCATCATGGGCTCTGCCCCAAAGCTGTCCCTCctccaggctttttttcctctcaaacagCTCTAAAATGGTCTTTAGGCTCTTTCAGAGACCCCCCCCCCTCTAGGAAACAGTCCATGAACAACTAGCCTCTCATCTGGCCTTGCCTGTGACTGTggatgggagggaggagaaggggagctcCATGGAGCTGAGGACATTGGAAGGTGGGATTGCTACTGTGGGTCCCTACTGTGAAGACCTGCAGCATGCTCATAAATCCAGCACTGTCGTATAGTTGGGTGCTTTACAAGGCCCATGTAAGGAACACAGGGAGAGCTGGGGGTCGAGCCTTTGGTTAACACCAATGGAGCTGTTTTGGGGTGTCCTGTGGCACCTACCCAATTACCAGACCATCTGATCTGGATCCAGCTGGCACCTTTCAGCAATCACCTACAAAATAACTCAGAAATCCCCCAAGACCCACAGGTGGAGGGGCCGGGCTGGTGAAATCACTGGCACGGCATCAGATGAAACTTTTATAACAACACAGAAATTCTCACTGGTGACAAAGTCCCTGGACAATGGGTTTGACCATGGGTTACTGAGCAGGGTGGATTTTTACCCATCTGGCTCCCTGATAGTTATTTAATAACCAGTAACAACTGTTGAGCATGGAGCCAAGGGGATATGGGATTGTCTTGAAGGTCAAGTGAGATGTCAAGTGTTGAGCTTATAGGGAGGGGACATAGGGGACAGAGTGGCTAAACCCACATTTATGGGGATTTGGAACAAGAATCTGAGCTTGGGTGATAGCAAAACTGGGTGCCTAAtccagcctccagcctctgcattttctgtttcactgGTGGAGGGGAGAGAAATGCCTTCCTCACATATTTCAGAGATTTCACAGCAAGAGGGGCTGTGAACATTTGGTCTGACACTCTAGCACAGCCTGGGGgtgataactcagggggttttttgcaggggaaaaaaacatggaagTTCAAAAGAGAAAGTGAAGTGCCTGCAGAGCCGCAGGTGGAGAAA is a window encoding:
- the LOC143161337 gene encoding cytochrome P450 4B1-like; its protein translation is MASLLDNIVRSSAVILQLSVVLGVIFMLLKVAQFYQERKKLIKALEAFPGPPKHWLYGHNHLITTDKILYQMVSWGEEYPYAFPRWLGPVLPSLVIHHPEYAKSILGQTDRKSNVPYKFLVPWIGRGLLILHGTKWFQHRKMLTPAFHYDVLKSYVALMSDSVKVMLDKWEKKNTERKSVELFQDVSLMTLDSIMKCAFSYNTNCQTQSNSNYYIRAVYDLSYLVSDRIQTFSYKDVFYDLTRKGRDFRDACKLAHTHTDKVVKERKMLLSSEKELDKILKKRHLDFLDILLCTKDANGVGLSDEDLRAEVDTFMFEGHDTTASGISWLLYCLSLYPEYQRQCREEIQGILGDRDTIEWEDLGKMTYTTMCIKESLRLFPPVPSVSRYLSKSVTFSDGRSLPAGCQVGLNIFAIHRNRDVWEDPEVYNPLRFSPENSAQRHSHAFLPFSAGSRNCIGQQFAMNEMKVALALTLLRFELCPDPSKPPTLISQIILRSSNGIHLHLKKIH